The following proteins come from a genomic window of Corallococcus sp. NCRR:
- a CDS encoding O-antigen ligase family protein, with product MSCTGLGFIAALYVLAGRWGFHRLGLAVNEEVDTNLVQELRLWIVLCGVLLASVGMLHRARRDARPGEARFDPPLIAALLGFLGYMGASIAWTPDPLFSLTKVADLLLVGLMCVGFALACLRQPAPRVLDAFWAAVVLATGLLALTAVKQLLGGGGSARLAVMGGGPNILARLMGLLAIGALYFWYWRGQAWLWIPVAATGVVLALLTGSRGGSAAIVAGITTCLVVGRVPLRRLLILLLLATAAITAVALFSPLGEALSNSVQERFLRLTLNYESGAGGASGKDNKVYLSGREILYERALQLGKDYPVAGAGLAAFPALRLGVYPHNLFLEVFCEGGVVGLLLLATVLGTFARSAFLRRQGLDGATVGAAVLVLLGAQASGDLYDSRALFLLMVMASATAVPGRKSAQSGPPLPHALSQPSFTGAA from the coding sequence ATGAGCTGCACAGGACTGGGCTTCATCGCGGCGCTCTACGTGCTCGCGGGCCGCTGGGGCTTCCACCGGCTGGGGCTCGCGGTCAACGAGGAGGTGGACACGAACCTGGTCCAGGAGCTGCGCCTGTGGATCGTCCTGTGCGGGGTGCTGCTCGCCTCCGTGGGGATGCTGCACCGCGCCCGGCGCGACGCGCGCCCCGGCGAGGCGAGATTCGACCCGCCGCTCATCGCGGCCCTGCTGGGCTTCCTGGGCTACATGGGCGCCAGCATCGCCTGGACGCCCGACCCGCTCTTCTCCCTGACCAAGGTCGCCGACCTGCTGCTGGTGGGGCTGATGTGCGTGGGCTTCGCGCTGGCGTGCCTGCGCCAGCCCGCGCCCCGGGTGCTGGACGCGTTCTGGGCCGCCGTCGTCCTGGCCACGGGGCTGCTCGCGCTCACCGCCGTCAAGCAGTTGCTGGGGGGCGGCGGCAGCGCGCGGCTGGCGGTGATGGGCGGCGGGCCCAACATCCTCGCGCGCCTCATGGGGCTGCTCGCCATCGGGGCGCTCTACTTCTGGTACTGGAGGGGCCAGGCGTGGCTGTGGATTCCGGTGGCCGCCACCGGCGTCGTGCTGGCGCTGCTCACGGGCTCGCGCGGCGGATCCGCCGCCATCGTCGCGGGCATCACCACCTGCCTCGTGGTGGGGCGCGTGCCGCTGCGCCGGCTGCTCATCCTGCTGCTGCTGGCGACCGCCGCCATCACCGCGGTGGCCCTGTTCTCCCCGCTGGGGGAGGCCCTCAGCAACTCCGTGCAGGAGCGCTTCCTGCGCCTCACCCTCAACTACGAGTCGGGCGCGGGCGGCGCCAGCGGCAAGGACAACAAGGTGTACCTGTCCGGGCGGGAGATCCTCTACGAGAGGGCCCTCCAGTTGGGGAAGGACTACCCGGTGGCGGGGGCGGGGCTCGCGGCGTTCCCCGCGCTGCGCCTGGGGGTCTACCCGCACAACCTCTTCCTGGAGGTGTTCTGCGAGGGCGGCGTCGTGGGGCTGCTGCTGCTCGCGACCGTCCTGGGCACCTTCGCGCGCTCGGCGTTCCTGCGGCGCCAGGGCCTGGACGGCGCCACCGTGGGCGCGGCGGTGCTGGTGCTGCTGGGCGCCCAGGCCAGCGGCGACCTCTACGACAGCCGGGCCCTCTTCCTCTTGATGGTGATGGCCTCCGCGACCGCGGTCCCCGGGCGGAAGTCCGCGCAGTCGGGCCCGCCCCTGCCCCACGCCCTCTCCCAACCCTCGTTCACAGGAGCCGCCTGA
- a CDS encoding glycosyltransferase family 4 protein: MRIVYLHQYFNTPTMHGGTRSYELARRLVSMGHEVHMVTSDTRADASTGKGWRESNESGIQVHWLPVPYSNAMSYPDRIRAFSHFAVNSTRRAAQLPADVFFATSTPLTIAVPGIAASRWNKRPMVFEVRDLWPAIPIAVGALKSRSAIVAAQLLEKAAYAGAEHIVALSPGMKAGVEAAGVPPEKITIIPNLCDPERFQVPASAGQEFRRKYAWLGDRPLVLYAGTLGLVNGVEYLVRVAAEMRKLDPEVRFVIMGQGREEALLHALAERLGVKGENLFFLPSVPKEQVPAVLSAATIATSLFTDVPGMQDNSANKFFDALAAGRPLALNYGGWQAELLDREAFGLRLPPKDIPAAAAMLARRLRDPRWLAEAGTLAGKLGRERYSADIAAKRLSEVLQRAAAARS; this comes from the coding sequence ATGCGCATCGTCTATCTGCATCAGTACTTCAACACCCCCACCATGCACGGGGGCACGCGCTCCTATGAGCTCGCGCGGCGCCTGGTCTCCATGGGCCACGAGGTCCACATGGTGACCTCCGACACCCGCGCGGACGCCAGCACGGGCAAGGGCTGGCGCGAGTCCAACGAGAGCGGCATCCAGGTGCACTGGCTGCCGGTGCCCTACAGCAACGCCATGAGCTACCCGGACCGCATCCGGGCCTTCAGCCACTTCGCGGTCAATTCCACGCGCCGCGCCGCGCAGCTGCCCGCGGACGTCTTCTTCGCCACCAGCACGCCGCTCACCATCGCGGTGCCCGGCATCGCCGCGTCGCGGTGGAACAAGCGGCCCATGGTCTTCGAGGTGCGGGACCTGTGGCCCGCCATCCCCATCGCGGTGGGCGCGCTCAAGAGCCGCTCCGCCATCGTGGCCGCGCAGCTGTTGGAGAAGGCCGCGTACGCGGGCGCGGAGCACATCGTCGCGCTGTCGCCGGGCATGAAGGCGGGCGTGGAGGCGGCGGGCGTGCCGCCGGAGAAGATCACCATCATCCCCAACCTCTGCGACCCGGAGCGCTTCCAGGTGCCGGCGTCCGCGGGCCAGGAGTTCCGGCGGAAGTACGCGTGGCTGGGGGACCGGCCCCTGGTGCTGTACGCGGGCACGCTGGGGCTGGTGAACGGCGTGGAGTACCTGGTGCGCGTGGCCGCGGAGATGCGCAAGCTGGACCCGGAGGTCCGCTTCGTCATCATGGGCCAGGGCCGCGAGGAGGCCCTGCTGCACGCGCTGGCGGAGCGGCTGGGCGTCAAGGGGGAGAACCTCTTCTTCCTGCCCAGCGTGCCCAAGGAGCAGGTGCCCGCGGTGCTGAGCGCGGCCACCATCGCCACGTCGCTGTTCACGGACGTGCCGGGCATGCAGGACAACTCCGCCAACAAGTTCTTCGACGCGCTCGCCGCGGGCCGTCCGCTGGCGCTCAACTACGGCGGCTGGCAGGCGGAGCTGCTGGACCGGGAGGCCTTCGGCCTCAGGCTGCCGCCCAAGGACATCCCCGCCGCGGCGGCCATGCTGGCCCGGCGGCTGCGCGACCCGCGCTGGCTCGCGGAGGCCGGCACGCTGGCCGGGAAGCTGGGCCGCGAGCGCTACTCCGCGGACATCGCCGCGAAGCGCCTGTCTGAAGTCTTGCAGCGCGCGGCGGCGGCCCGGTCATGA
- a CDS encoding lipopolysaccharide biosynthesis protein: protein MTARSVGSNFIWSLSAGLVYALAQWGVLVAFARLATMEEVGQFALALAITAPVLLMSRMQLRTLQATDAKGAFGFEHYLGLMVLNVLAGVAVCCAIAVGMADSLHAGQVIALVALAKGFEAVSEVFYGALQKVERLGLIARSTIAKSVLSVVLVPLALWLTHSPIAGAAAMAFAWAIVLFVFDARALRREFPGVRPWSTLWRTPWRQEGGRLKALFLLCWVLGLTALMAALRPNIPRYLLEAHAGQAELGMYAALAYFAALGGRVVHSLGQAVSPRLGRYHAAGDARRYGKVLAGFTAASAGVGLCAIAGAALFGRWALTLFYGAAYARNLELFVWLMGAAALEYVCLSLAVGLTAARELKGQVVLLVVSVAVVALGSAIWVPRVGPVGAAWALGLGWVSELACSIWLTLRVWRRLTAPEPAQARPAVPSGPVDAGEPTAG from the coding sequence ATGACGGCCCGCTCGGTGGGGAGCAACTTCATCTGGTCGCTCTCCGCCGGGCTCGTCTACGCCCTCGCGCAGTGGGGCGTCCTGGTGGCCTTCGCGCGGCTGGCCACCATGGAGGAGGTGGGCCAGTTCGCGCTCGCCCTGGCCATCACCGCCCCGGTGCTGCTGATGTCCCGCATGCAGCTGCGCACGCTCCAGGCCACGGACGCGAAGGGCGCCTTCGGCTTCGAGCACTACCTGGGCCTGATGGTGCTCAACGTCCTGGCGGGCGTGGCGGTGTGCTGCGCCATCGCCGTGGGGATGGCGGACTCGCTCCACGCGGGCCAGGTCATCGCGCTGGTGGCGCTGGCCAAGGGCTTTGAAGCGGTGAGCGAGGTGTTCTACGGCGCGCTCCAGAAGGTGGAGCGGCTGGGGCTCATCGCCCGGTCCACCATCGCCAAGAGCGTGCTGTCCGTGGTGCTGGTGCCGCTGGCCTTGTGGCTCACGCACAGCCCCATCGCCGGGGCGGCGGCCATGGCCTTCGCGTGGGCCATCGTCCTCTTCGTCTTCGACGCGCGGGCGCTCCGGCGCGAGTTCCCCGGCGTGCGCCCCTGGAGCACCCTCTGGCGCACGCCGTGGCGCCAGGAGGGAGGACGGCTCAAGGCGCTCTTCCTCTTGTGCTGGGTGCTGGGCCTCACCGCGCTGATGGCCGCGCTGCGGCCCAACATCCCCCGCTACCTGCTGGAGGCGCACGCGGGCCAAGCGGAGCTGGGCATGTACGCCGCGCTCGCGTACTTCGCCGCGCTGGGCGGCCGGGTGGTGCATTCATTGGGGCAGGCGGTGAGCCCCCGGCTGGGCCGCTACCACGCGGCGGGGGACGCGCGCCGCTACGGCAAGGTGCTGGCGGGCTTCACGGCGGCGTCCGCGGGGGTGGGCCTGTGCGCCATCGCCGGCGCCGCGCTGTTCGGCCGGTGGGCGCTGACGCTCTTCTACGGGGCCGCCTATGCCAGAAACCTCGAGCTGTTCGTCTGGCTGATGGGGGCGGCGGCGCTGGAGTACGTCTGCTTGAGCCTCGCGGTGGGGCTCACCGCGGCGCGCGAGCTCAAGGGCCAGGTGGTGCTGCTCGTCGTCTCCGTGGCCGTGGTCGCGCTGGGCAGCGCCATCTGGGTGCCGCGCGTGGGGCCGGTGGGCGCCGCCTGGGCCCTGGGGCTGGGGTGGGTGTCGGAGCTCGCATGCAGCATCTGGCTGACCTTGCGCGTCTGGCGGCGGCTGACGGCGCCGGAGCCCGCGCAAGCGCGCCCAGCCGTCCCATCAGGGCCCGTGGATGCAGGGGAGCCGACAGCAGGCTGA
- a CDS encoding sugar transferase, with protein sequence MQRQAGTGLFFKRSIDVVAAGAGLICLSPVMAATGLFVRLTMGSPVLFRQRRPGKKGRLFTVLKFRTMLDAADASGQPLPDEQRLTWAGRLLRSTSLDELPQLWNVLRGDMSLVGPRPLLVEYLPRYSAEQARRHDVLPGITGWAQVNGRNALSWEKRFRQDVWYVDHWSLALDLKILALTVVRVLQRQGISFTSEATLHKFMGTPRPEARVVALRQQEPASVSPPSAAPVSGERLGPPPPPARAPGA encoded by the coding sequence ATGCAAAGACAGGCAGGAACCGGGTTGTTCTTCAAGCGGAGCATCGACGTGGTGGCGGCGGGAGCCGGATTGATATGCCTTTCCCCGGTGATGGCCGCCACGGGGCTGTTCGTCCGCCTGACGATGGGAAGCCCCGTCCTCTTCCGGCAGCGGCGCCCGGGGAAGAAGGGCCGGCTGTTCACCGTCCTCAAGTTCCGCACGATGCTGGATGCGGCGGACGCCAGCGGCCAGCCGCTGCCGGACGAGCAGCGCCTCACCTGGGCCGGGAGGCTCTTGCGCTCCACCAGCCTGGATGAGCTGCCGCAGCTGTGGAACGTGCTCCGGGGCGACATGAGCCTCGTCGGGCCGCGCCCGCTGCTCGTGGAGTACCTGCCGCGCTACTCCGCGGAGCAGGCGCGGCGCCACGATGTGCTGCCCGGCATCACCGGCTGGGCGCAAGTCAATGGCCGCAACGCGCTCTCCTGGGAGAAGCGCTTCCGCCAGGACGTCTGGTACGTGGACCACTGGAGCCTGGCGCTGGACCTCAAGATATTGGCGCTGACGGTGGTGCGCGTGCTTCAGCGCCAGGGCATCTCCTTCACGAGCGAGGCCACCCTGCACAAGTTCATGGGCACCCCGCGGCCGGAGGCCAGGGTCGTGGCGCTCCGGCAGCAGGAGCCGGCCTCCGTCAGCCCGCCGTCCGCAGCCCCTGTCTCCGGGGAACGGCTCGGACCACCTCCACCACCCGCTCGAGCTCCTGGCGCGTGA
- a CDS encoding aminotransferase class I/II-fold pyridoxal phosphate-dependent enzyme, translating into MSSRIYLSSPHMGTLERGYVDDAFASNWIAPLGPHVDAFQEEFARCVGTPHALALSSGTAALHLALQMVGVGPGDDVLVSTLTFSASVNPIRYLGASPVFIDSERTSWNMDPALLEEELAMRARLGRLPRAVVVVHLYGQSADLEPLMASCDRYGIPVVEDAAEALGSTYKGRTPGTVGRVGIYSFNGNKILTTSGGGMLVSADGELVQHALKLATQARDTAPHYQHSEVGYNYRMSNVLAAIGRGQLHVLEDRVAARRANHAFYAEAFRDLPGIQFMPEAPWGRHTRWLTTLTIDPEAFGADREAVRAALERENIEARPVWKPMHLQPVFANFERRRGSVAEDLFRHGLCLPSGSNLTRQELERVVEVVRAVPRRQGLRTAG; encoded by the coding sequence ATGTCCTCCCGCATCTACCTGTCTTCGCCCCACATGGGCACGCTCGAGCGCGGCTATGTCGACGACGCGTTCGCAAGCAATTGGATTGCCCCCCTGGGGCCCCACGTGGATGCCTTCCAGGAGGAGTTCGCCCGGTGCGTGGGCACGCCGCACGCGCTGGCGCTGAGCTCCGGGACGGCCGCGCTCCACCTGGCGCTCCAAATGGTGGGGGTGGGTCCCGGCGACGACGTGCTGGTGAGCACGCTCACCTTCTCCGCGTCGGTGAATCCCATCCGCTACCTGGGCGCCTCTCCCGTCTTCATCGACAGCGAGCGCACGTCCTGGAACATGGACCCCGCGCTGCTGGAGGAGGAGCTGGCGATGCGGGCCCGCCTGGGCCGGCTGCCCCGCGCCGTGGTGGTGGTGCACCTGTACGGCCAGAGCGCGGACCTGGAGCCCCTCATGGCCAGCTGCGACCGCTACGGCATCCCCGTGGTGGAGGACGCGGCGGAGGCCCTGGGCAGCACGTACAAGGGACGAACCCCCGGCACGGTGGGCCGCGTGGGCATCTATTCATTCAACGGCAATAAAATCCTCACCACGTCCGGCGGCGGGATGCTGGTGTCCGCGGACGGCGAGCTGGTCCAGCACGCGCTCAAGCTGGCCACGCAGGCGCGCGACACGGCGCCGCACTACCAGCACTCGGAGGTGGGCTACAACTACCGGATGAGCAACGTGCTGGCTGCCATTGGCCGGGGGCAACTGCACGTGCTGGAGGACCGGGTGGCCGCGCGCCGCGCGAACCACGCCTTCTACGCGGAGGCCTTCCGGGACCTGCCCGGCATCCAGTTCATGCCGGAGGCCCCGTGGGGCCGGCACACGCGCTGGCTGACGACCCTCACCATCGATCCGGAGGCGTTCGGCGCGGACCGGGAGGCGGTGCGGGCCGCGCTGGAGCGGGAGAACATCGAGGCGCGGCCGGTGTGGAAGCCCATGCACCTCCAGCCCGTCTTCGCGAACTTCGAGCGGCGGCGGGGCAGCGTGGCGGAGGACCTGTTCCGCCACGGACTGTGCCTGCCGTCCGGCTCCAACCTCACGCGCCAGGAGCTCGAGCGGGTGGTGGAGGTGGTCCGAGCCGTTCCCCGGAGACAGGGGCTGCGGACGGCGGGCTGA
- a CDS encoding nucleoside-diphosphate sugar epimerase/dehydratase, giving the protein MLGVDAVLIAGSLVAATVLHFADGLSPACREVLPRAVALLVAVRLVTLVWLGLHRWSFHRSGIHEAVRLELASLAGTIVFELLRTVFFMESLPGQVVALEFFVTTTLLGFHRFAPRMVRQWYLDRQRARAQGSQRTLIVGAGSAGDLLLRDLLRERNSPWHVIGLVDDDPGKQGTYLNGKPVLGVLDALPELMKKHRVTQVLIAIPRLSPERTRHLLSLCRHQSVSFKIIPASFAYLDQKITAAMLHDLSPEHLLPRDAISFDHEEVHRLVTGRRILVTGGAGSIGSEIVRQVAGHSPASLVVVDINENELYLLVRQLQARYPHVPVHSVVADIRDLDRMLRIGQEFAPQYVFHAAAHKHVPLMEDAPEEAIKNNVFGTQNVARMADACGAERFILISTDKAVKPSSVMGASKRLAEMVIRDIAVTSRTTFCAVRFGNVLGSAGSVVPLFKQQIQAGGPVTVTHPDCTRYFMIIPEAVGLVVLAGLGGYGELCILDMGAPVRIAELAANMITMTGLVPDKDINIVYTGLRPGEKLEEVLMSEEEELTQQVRNRIKVARSPAPPADFQLQLRRLDRAARAGDAHDVKRALQDLIPAYTPSKMTGTVAKVLPAFASAKPSAAEQNVSA; this is encoded by the coding sequence ATGCTGGGGGTGGACGCGGTCCTCATCGCCGGCTCGCTGGTCGCCGCCACGGTGCTGCACTTCGCGGATGGGCTGTCCCCGGCCTGCAGGGAGGTCCTGCCCCGGGCCGTGGCGCTGCTGGTCGCGGTGCGCCTGGTGACGCTCGTCTGGCTGGGCCTGCACCGCTGGTCCTTCCACCGCTCCGGCATCCACGAGGCGGTCCGGCTGGAGCTGGCGAGCCTGGCGGGCACCATCGTGTTCGAATTGCTGCGCACCGTCTTCTTCATGGAGTCGCTGCCGGGGCAGGTGGTCGCGCTGGAGTTCTTCGTCACCACCACGCTCCTGGGCTTCCACCGCTTCGCCCCGCGCATGGTCCGGCAGTGGTACCTGGACCGGCAGCGCGCGAGGGCGCAGGGCTCCCAGCGCACCCTCATCGTGGGGGCGGGCAGCGCCGGCGACCTGCTCCTGCGCGACCTGCTGCGGGAACGAAACAGCCCGTGGCACGTCATCGGTCTGGTGGATGACGACCCGGGCAAGCAGGGCACGTACCTCAACGGCAAGCCGGTGCTGGGCGTGCTGGACGCGCTGCCGGAGCTGATGAAGAAGCACCGGGTGACGCAGGTGCTCATCGCCATCCCCCGGCTGTCCCCGGAGCGCACCCGGCACCTCTTGAGCCTGTGCCGGCACCAGAGCGTCAGCTTCAAGATCATCCCGGCCTCGTTCGCCTACCTGGACCAGAAGATCACCGCCGCCATGCTGCACGACCTGTCCCCGGAGCACCTGCTGCCCCGGGACGCCATCTCGTTCGACCACGAGGAGGTGCACCGGCTGGTGACGGGCCGCCGCATCCTCGTGACCGGCGGCGCGGGCTCCATCGGCAGTGAAATCGTCCGGCAGGTCGCGGGGCACTCGCCCGCGTCGCTGGTGGTGGTGGACATCAACGAGAACGAGCTCTACCTGCTGGTGCGCCAGCTCCAGGCGCGCTACCCGCACGTGCCGGTGCACTCCGTGGTGGCGGACATCCGCGACCTGGACCGCATGCTGCGCATTGGCCAGGAGTTCGCGCCGCAGTACGTCTTCCACGCGGCGGCGCACAAGCACGTGCCCCTGATGGAGGACGCGCCGGAGGAGGCCATCAAGAACAACGTCTTCGGCACGCAGAACGTGGCGCGCATGGCGGACGCGTGCGGGGCGGAGCGCTTCATCCTCATCTCCACCGACAAGGCGGTGAAGCCCTCGTCGGTGATGGGCGCCTCCAAGCGCCTGGCGGAGATGGTCATCCGCGACATCGCCGTGACGTCACGCACCACCTTCTGCGCCGTCCGCTTCGGCAACGTGCTGGGGTCCGCGGGCAGCGTGGTGCCGCTCTTCAAGCAGCAGATTCAGGCGGGCGGCCCCGTCACCGTCACCCACCCGGACTGCACCCGCTACTTCATGATCATCCCGGAGGCGGTGGGCCTGGTGGTGCTGGCCGGCCTGGGCGGCTACGGCGAGCTGTGCATCCTGGACATGGGCGCGCCGGTCCGCATCGCGGAGCTGGCCGCGAACATGATCACCATGACGGGCCTGGTGCCGGACAAGGACATCAACATCGTCTACACGGGCCTGCGTCCGGGAGAGAAGCTGGAGGAGGTGCTCATGTCCGAGGAGGAGGAGCTCACCCAGCAGGTGCGCAACCGCATCAAGGTGGCCCGCAGCCCCGCGCCGCCCGCGGACTTCCAGCTCCAGCTCCGGCGCCTGGACCGCGCGGCCCGCGCCGGTGACGCCCACGACGTGAAGCGCGCCCTCCAGGACCTCATCCCCGCGTACACCCCGTCGAAGATGACGGGGACGGTGGCGAAGGTGCTGCCCGCCTTCGCTTCCGCGAAGCCGTCCGCGGCGGAGCAGAACGTCAGCGCCTGA
- a CDS encoding histidine phosphatase family protein has product MTTEFILLRHGETEWNALGRLQGHLNSVLSREGQRQAEALAARLSTLPFQALYSSDLDRAVRTAATIAARTGHDVQRDARLRERGLGVLEGLTRAEAGQRHPAVFAAYTEGHADYVVPEGESASQRLLLGLQCLEELGARHPGARVVVVTHGGLLSALLRHCLGIPAAAPRAFSVLNAGWNQFDLHEGSLRMVTWGDVSHLRALSLDDT; this is encoded by the coding sequence ATGACGACCGAATTCATCCTGCTCCGGCACGGGGAGACGGAGTGGAACGCCCTGGGGCGCCTGCAGGGGCACCTGAACAGCGTGCTCAGCCGTGAAGGACAGCGGCAGGCGGAGGCGCTCGCGGCGCGCCTCTCCACCCTCCCCTTCCAGGCCCTCTACAGCAGCGACCTGGACCGCGCGGTGCGGACGGCCGCCACCATCGCGGCGAGGACGGGCCACGACGTCCAGCGGGACGCGCGCCTGCGCGAGCGCGGGCTGGGCGTGCTCGAAGGGCTGACGCGCGCGGAGGCCGGCCAGCGCCACCCGGCCGTCTTCGCCGCGTACACGGAGGGACACGCCGACTACGTGGTGCCCGAAGGAGAGAGCGCGTCCCAGCGCCTGCTGCTGGGGCTGCAATGCCTGGAGGAGCTGGGGGCGCGCCACCCGGGGGCCCGCGTCGTGGTGGTCACCCACGGCGGCCTGCTCAGCGCCCTCTTGCGCCACTGCCTGGGCATCCCCGCCGCCGCGCCGCGCGCCTTCTCCGTCCTCAACGCGGGTTGGAACCAGTTCGACCTCCACGAGGGGTCCTTGCGGATGGTGACCTGGGGGGACGTCAGCCACCTGCGCGCGCTCAGCCTGGACGACACCTGA